Part of the Buchnera aphidicola (Mindarus keteleerifoliae) genome, AAAAAAAATATATTCAGATTCTATGGGTATAGAATATATGCACGTTGAAAACATTAAAGAAAAAAAATGGATACAGAAAAATGTTGAGTCATTAGTTCAGAATTCTTTATGTAACGAATATGAACAAAAAGAAATTTTAAAAAATTTAATTTCAGCAGAAAGTTTAGAAAAATATTTGAATATAAAATTTCCAGGAGTTAAAAGATTTTCTTTGGAAGGATCAGAAACTTTAATACCTATGTTATCTAACATAATATCGCAAACTATTAAATCAAAAGTTTCAAAAATATTATTAGGGATGGCTCATAGAGGTAGAATTAATGTTCTAGCAAATATAATTGGTAAAAAAATAAGAAATATTTTTTATGAATTTTCTTCTAAAATAAAAAATAATTTTTATAGCGGAGATGTAAAATATCACATGGGTTTTAAATCAATATTAAAAAAAACAAATAATATTTTAATAGATTTAAAATTTAATCCTTCTCATTTAGAAATTGTATCTCCAGTTGTTCTTGGTTCTGTTAGAGCTCATTTAGATCAACAAAAAGAATTTAATACTAATAATGTTCTTCCATTAATCATTCATGGAGATGCTTCAATTACGGGACAAGGAGTTGTGCAAGAGACTTTAAATATGTCCCAAACTAGAGGGTATACAGTCGGAGGAAGTATACATATTATAATTAATAATCAAATAGGGTTTACAACTTCAGATCAAGCTGATTTAAGGTCTACAAAATACTGCACTGATATAGCTAAAATGATTCAAGCACCTATATTTCATGTTAATGCAGATAATCCAGAAGAAGCTGTTTTCTTATCTAAATTAGCTTTAAAATATAGAAATATTTTTAAAAAAGATATTTTTATTGATTTAGTTTGTTATCGAAGATTTGGACATAATGAAATTGATGATCCTTCTGCTACTCAACCAATGATGTATCAGAAAATAAAAAATCATAAAACTGTTAAAACATTATATGAAGAAAAATTAATCAATTCTAAGTTGATTACATCAAATGATGTTTCAAAAATATATTTAGATTATAAAAAAAAACTGGATATTGAATATGAAAAATATCTTTGTTTAAAATCTAAAAAAAAATTTTTATTTTTATTAAAAAAAAATGAAAATTTTGATTTAAAAAATAATGAAAAAAAAAACTCTGTTAAAAACATTAAAAATATAGCTAAAAATATTTTTTCTTTACCTACATCAATTAATCTACATAAAAAAGTTCAGAATATTTATCAAGAAAGATTAAAAATGGCTAATGAAAAAACAAACTTTGATTGGGGTAGTTCAGAACTTTTAGCGTATGGAATATTATTAAATCAAAATATTTCCTGTAGAATAACAGGAGAAGATGTTTCTAGAGGAACGTTTTTTCATAGACATGCTATGATCCATGATCAAAAAAATGGGCAAGTTTATACACCTTTAAAAGTTTTTTGTAAATTCAAAAAATCTAAATTTTATATCTGGGACTCCGTTTTATCAGAAGAATCAACTTTAGCTTTCGAATATGGATATAGTTCTACCAATCAAAACATGTTAGTTGTTTGGGAAGCTCAATTCGGAGATTTCTCTAATGGAGCACAAATAGTAATTGATCAATTTTTAAGTTCTAGCGAACAAAAATGGGATGAAACAAGTGGATTAGTAATGTTATTACCTCATGGATATGAAGGACAAGGACCAGAACATTCTTCAGCACGTATAGAACGTTTTTTACAATTGTGTGCTCAAAAAAATATGCAAATTTCTGTTCCTACAACATCTGGACAATTACATCACTTATTAGTTGAACATGCTTTTAAAAAAAACAAAAAACCTTTAATTATTATTTCTCCAAAATCTCTTTTAAGAAATCCATTAACATTTTCTTCTTTACAAGAACTTAAATATGGAAAATTTCAATCAGTAATTTACGATATTAAAAAAATTAAAGAAAAAAAAATAAATAAAATTATTTTTTGCTGTGGAAAAATATATTATGAATTATTATCAAATCAAATTAAATATCAAAAAAATAATATTTTTATAATTAGGATCGAAAATTTATATCCTTTTCCAATCAAAGAAATAATGAAAATATTTCAATCATTTAACAAAATTAATGATATTATTTGGTGTCAAGAAGAACCTAAAAATCAAGGTGCTTGGAGCTACATTAAAAACTATTTTGAAAAAAAAATATTTAAAAATACAAAAATAATCTATATAGGAAGAAAAAAATTAGCTGCACCAGCAGGTGGTTCTTTTTATTTACATCAAAAAGAACAAAAAAAAATAATTTCTGATGCTTTGAATATAATTTAGTAATAATGAAGGAAAAAATGAAAAAAATAGATATATTAGTACCTGATCTTCCAGAATCTATTATAACTGCTACAGTTGCATCTTGGCATAAAAAAACCGGAGATGTTATTTTAAAAGATGAAATTATAGTAGATATCGAAACTGATAAAGTAATATTAGAAATACCATCTTCATCAGAAGGTATTCTTTCTAAAATTTTTGAAAAAGAAGGTTCAACTGTAAGTTCAAAACAAATTTTAGGAGAAATTATTAAAAATAAAAATAAAAATAAAAAAATAAAAGAAAAAGATTTATCAATCATACCTGAATCTAAAAAACATTTTAGTCCTTCTTTAAGAAGAATTTTATCTTATAAAAAAAATAGTACTTTAAAAAGTCAAAATATTTCTTATTTAGCAAAAAAAAATGATTCTTTAAAACAGGAATCTAATTATTTTAAAGATAAAAAAGACGAAAAAACGTTTAATTTAAATGAAAAGAAAATCAATTTTGATAAAAGAGAAAGATTTATTACAAGAAAAAAAATGAGTCCTTTGAGAAAATGTATAGCTGAACGATTACTTTACTCAAAAAATTCAACAGCTATGTTGACAACATTTAATGAAGTAAATATGAAATCTGTTATTAAGTTTAGAAAAAAAAATACTGATTTTTTTAAAAAAAAGCATGGAATTAAATTAGGCTTAATGTCTTTTTTTGTTAAATCAATAGTAGAATGTTTAAAGAGTTTTCCTTCAATTAACACTTCGATCGAAGATGATAATTTAGTATTATTTAATTACTTTGATATTAATATTGCAGTTTCTACTGAAAGAGGCCTAATTACCCCTGTTTTAAAAGATGCTAACAAAATGAGCATTTCAGAAATAGAAAAAAAAATAAAATATTTTTCTGAACAAGGTAATAAAGGAAAACTAGATATAAGTGATTTGGAAAATGGTACTTTTACAATTACCAACGGAGGGGTTTTCGGGTCACTTTTATCTACTCCTATAATCAATTTTCCGCAAGCAGCCATATTAGGTATGCATGCCATAAAAAATAGACCTGTTGTTATAAATAACGAAATAAAAATAGCTCCTATGATGTATTTAGCTTTATCCTATGATCATCGAATAATAGATGGAAAAGAATCTATAAATTTTTTAAATCACTTAAAAAAAATGCTTGAAAATATATCAACGTTATTTTTAGAGCTTTAAGTTAAAAAACTAAATTTTTTCTATTTATAAAAAAATCAATAACAATTAAAATAAATATTAAAATTTATTTATTGTTTTAAATAGCCATTTATTATTTTTAAGTAAGTATTTAAACATAAATTAAAAAAAATAAAATTAAGGAATAAATATGAAAGTTACAAAAATGGTTTTACTTCGACATGGAGAGAGTAAATGGAATAAATTAAATAGATTCACGGGATGGCATGATATTGATCTATCTAAAAAGGGAGTGTTAGAAGCTAAGAATGCCGGAAAATTGTTAAAATCTAAAAATTTCTTCTTTGACTATTCTTATACTTCTTTATTAAAACGAGCTATTCATACAACATGGAATATTTTAATTGAATTGAATCAATCTTGGATTCCAGTTAAAAAAACATGGCGTTTAAATGAAAGACATTATGGATTATTACAAGGTGCAGACAAATCAGAAACGGAACTAAAGTATGGAAAAGAAATAGTTTCGAAATGGAGAAGAGGATTTAAAATTGCTCCTCCAGAACTAAAAAAAATTGATCAAAATTATTCCGGATATGATCGAAAATATGAAAAATTGAATAACTTTAAAAAACCAATGTCTGAAAGTTTGGAAATGACAAAACATAGAGTTATTCCAATTTGGGAAAAAAGTATTTTTCCAAAAATAAAAAATAACAATACAATTTTAATTGTAGCACATGGAAATTCATTACGAGCATTAATGAAACATTTATCTAATATTAAAGATGATCAAATAAAAAATTTAGATATTCCTACTGGAACTCCAATTGTTTATGAATTTGATGAAAAATCAATGCCGATTAAATATTATTTTCTTGAAAAATAAAATTTTCTAAAAATTCAAAATTTACATCTATTGTTTATTTATAAAAAAAATAAAATTTATTTTTTTTTAAAAAATTCTGTTTTTTTTAAATTTTTATATTTATGTTTTAAACTATAAATAACATATTCTTATTTATTTAAAATTTATAAAATAAAAAAATAGATTTAAATTATTTTAAAATTTAAAAAACTTAAATATACAATTTAAATTATCTGGAGATAAAAATGATTAAGAGAATTGGTGTACTCACTAGTGGAGGAGATTCTCCAGGTATGAATGCAGCTATCCGAAGTGTAGTAAGGGCTGGAATTACTGAAAATTTAGAGGTTATTGGAATATACGATGGATTTCTAGGTTTATTTAGAAATAAAATGGAAATTTTAGATAGGTATAGTGTATCTGACATTATCAATAAAGGAGGAACATTTTTAGGATCATCTAGATTTCCTGAATTTTGTAAAGAAAACATACGTTCTATTTCAATTTCAAATATGAAAAAAAATAAGATAGATTTCTTAATAGTTATTGGAGGAGATGGATCTTATATAGGTGCTAAACTAATTTCAGAAGCTGGATTTCCCTGTATTAGTTTACCGGCTACTATTGATAATGATATTCCTGGAACAGATTATACTATAGGGTATTTCACAGCATTAGGGACAGTAGTTGAAGCAATTGATCGTTTAAGAGATACTTCCTCTTCTCATCAAAGAATTTCCATAGTAGAAGTTATGGGAAGAACTTGCGGAGACTTAACATTAGGTGCTGCAATAGCAGGAGGTTGCGAGTTTATATTATTACCCGAATTAGAATATAAAAAAGAAGAATTATTATTAGAAATCAAAAGAGGTATTAAAAAGGGAAAAAAACACGCTATAGTTGCTATTACAGAATATATTTGTGACATAGAAGAACTAGCAAAATATATTGAAAAAGAAACAGGACGAGAAACAAGAGCTACTATTTTAGGACATATTCAACGAGGAGGTTCTCCTGTAGTATACGACAGAATATTAGCTTCCCGTATGGGAGCTTATTCCATTAAATTATTATTGCAAGGACATACCAATCGGTGCATTGGCATAAAAAATGAAAAAATGGTTCATCACAATATCGTCGATGCATTAAAAAATATGAGACGTTCTTTTAAGCAAGATTGGTTACATACTGCTAAACAATTATTTTAAATATTAGGTGCCGGATCAACTTCCCGGCGCTAGTTATTTATCTATTACTAGTAATTTAAAAAATATTTTTTTAAACTTTATTTAGAAATCTTTTCTAAAATTTTAAAAAATGAATCAAAATTCAAACATGCGTTACCTAATAAAAATCCATCTATATCTTTCCTCTTACAAAAACTATCAATGTTATTTTCATTTATAGAACCACCGTATAATAAATAAAAATTATTTAAAGAATACAACATTTTTTTTCTAATATAATTACGTAAAGAACCTAAAATAAATTGTACTTCTTTCGGGTCAGCAGATTTTCCTGTTCCAATAGACCATATAGGTTCATATGCAATAACAGTATCATTAAATACATTTTTATCTTTAGATTGAAAAATAAAATCTATTTGTTTTTTACAAATTTCAATAGTTTCATTATTCTTTCTTTCTTCTTGAGTTTCACCAATACATAAAACAGGAGTTAAATTACAATTTTTTAATAAAAAAAACTTTTTGCTAATTAAATGTTGACTTTCATAATGATTAATTCTTCTTTCAGAATGCCCTATTAAAACATTTTTTACTGACATATCCTTTAACATTAAAGCTGATACTTCTCCTGTAAAAGATCCTGATAAATGAATATCTACGTTTTGTGCACTTAAAGTTAAATATTTATGTTTCTTTATAATTTTCTTGAATTTATACAAGTAGACATAAGATGGAGAAATACTTAAATTGCATTTTTTTTCAATTTTTTCTTGATTTTTTTTCAAAAAATTTAATAATAAAGAAAAAGTTTCTTTATTTCCATTTAATTTCCAATTTGCTATTACTAAAGGCAACTTCATATGTTTTAGCTCCAAAAATACATAAAAAAATTTTTGAAGTGCTTTTAAAAGCACTTCAAAAAATTTTAATTTAAAAAAAATTTATTACTTTATTTAAATCTAATAACAAAAATTACTCACTATTTTTTGCTGCTTTAAATGCTTCAAACATAATATTAGAAAATTTTTCATCTTTTAATTTTAATTTTTTTACATTATTTATTTTTTTTTCTTTATTTTTTTCTTTTTCATGAATAGAAAGATAAATAATCCTATTTTTTCTATCGACATTATTAACTTTTACCGAAATTATTTGACCTATTTTATAAATATTCGTTTTTTTATTTTTATTTGGATTTTCTATAATTTCTGAAAGTTTTATGATTCCTTCTAGATTATTTTCTAAACTAGCAATAATACTTTTATTATCAATTGAAAGTATTTTCCCTGAAATTATCAAGTTTTTTTTGCTAATATTTATAAATTGATTTAATGGATCTTCACTTAATTGTTTAATTCCTAAAGAAATTCTTTCTCTATCAGAATCAACTTGTAAAACAACGGCCTTAATTTCATCTGTTTTTTTATATTTTTGAACAGCAATTTCTCCAGGAATTGTCCAAGAAATATCTGACAAATGAACTAAACCATCAATTCCTCCCTTTAAACCTATAAAAATTCCAAAATCAGTAATAGATTTAATTTTTCCAATAACATGGCATCCTTTTTGATGAGTTTCAGAAAATTCTTTCCAAGGATTTAACGTACATTGCTTTAACCCTAATGAAATTCTTCTTCTTTCTTCATCAATATCTAAAACCATGACTTTCACTTTATCATTAACATTAACTACTTTAGACGGATGTATATTTTTATTTTTCCAATCCATTTCCGAAACATGAACTAATCCTTCTACACCTTCTCTGATTTCAACAAAACAACCATAATCTGTCAAATTTGTTACTCTACCTTTTAACTTAGTTCCTTCCGGATATTTTTTAGCAATTTCTACCCAAGGATCTTTCCCTAATTGTTTTAATCCTAGTGAAACTCTAACTTTTTCTCTATCAAATTTTAAAACAATTACTACAATATCATCTCCTATACTAACAATTTCGCTAGGATGTTTTACTCTTTTCCATGCCATATCTGTAATATGTAGTAAGCCGTCTACACCACCTAAATCTACAAATGCTCCATA contains:
- a CDS encoding 2-oxoglutarate dehydrogenase E1 component, whose translation is MNDGHEKYWGNFLNIINSNQFYIQYLYKKFLKNSNSIDNCWEKVFLQFSKKIKNKNKIFNNKILKKIKLLNKRDNFKDNCSFRIIKLINLFRKYGHHYANLDPLEKNKRKFHIDMKLSTYNKKENKFIQDENFFYLNNKKKYSSLENLYSDLKKIYSDSMGIEYMHVENIKEKKWIQKNVESLVQNSLCNEYEQKEILKNLISAESLEKYLNIKFPGVKRFSLEGSETLIPMLSNIISQTIKSKVSKILLGMAHRGRINVLANIIGKKIRNIFYEFSSKIKNNFYSGDVKYHMGFKSILKKTNNILIDLKFNPSHLEIVSPVVLGSVRAHLDQQKEFNTNNVLPLIIHGDASITGQGVVQETLNMSQTRGYTVGGSIHIIINNQIGFTTSDQADLRSTKYCTDIAKMIQAPIFHVNADNPEEAVFLSKLALKYRNIFKKDIFIDLVCYRRFGHNEIDDPSATQPMMYQKIKNHKTVKTLYEEKLINSKLITSNDVSKIYLDYKKKLDIEYEKYLCLKSKKKFLFLLKKNENFDLKNNEKKNSVKNIKNIAKNIFSLPTSINLHKKVQNIYQERLKMANEKTNFDWGSSELLAYGILLNQNISCRITGEDVSRGTFFHRHAMIHDQKNGQVYTPLKVFCKFKKSKFYIWDSVLSEESTLAFEYGYSSTNQNMLVVWEAQFGDFSNGAQIVIDQFLSSSEQKWDETSGLVMLLPHGYEGQGPEHSSARIERFLQLCAQKNMQISVPTTSGQLHHLLVEHAFKKNKKPLIIISPKSLLRNPLTFSSLQELKYGKFQSVIYDIKKIKEKKINKIIFCCGKIYYELLSNQIKYQKNNIFIIRIENLYPFPIKEIMKIFQSFNKINDIIWCQEEPKNQGAWSYIKNYFEKKIFKNTKIIYIGRKKLAAPAGGSFYLHQKEQKKIISDALNII
- the sucB gene encoding dihydrolipoyllysine-residue succinyltransferase; this encodes MKKIDILVPDLPESIITATVASWHKKTGDVILKDEIIVDIETDKVILEIPSSSEGILSKIFEKEGSTVSSKQILGEIIKNKNKNKKIKEKDLSIIPESKKHFSPSLRRILSYKKNSTLKSQNISYLAKKNDSLKQESNYFKDKKDEKTFNLNEKKINFDKRERFITRKKMSPLRKCIAERLLYSKNSTAMLTTFNEVNMKSVIKFRKKNTDFFKKKHGIKLGLMSFFVKSIVECLKSFPSINTSIEDDNLVLFNYFDINIAVSTERGLITPVLKDANKMSISEIEKKIKYFSEQGNKGKLDISDLENGTFTITNGGVFGSLLSTPIINFPQAAILGMHAIKNRPVVINNEIKIAPMMYLALSYDHRIIDGKESINFLNHLKKMLENISTLFLEL
- the gpmA gene encoding 2,3-diphosphoglycerate-dependent phosphoglycerate mutase, whose protein sequence is MKVTKMVLLRHGESKWNKLNRFTGWHDIDLSKKGVLEAKNAGKLLKSKNFFFDYSYTSLLKRAIHTTWNILIELNQSWIPVKKTWRLNERHYGLLQGADKSETELKYGKEIVSKWRRGFKIAPPELKKIDQNYSGYDRKYEKLNNFKKPMSESLEMTKHRVIPIWEKSIFPKIKNNNTILIVAHGNSLRALMKHLSNIKDDQIKNLDIPTGTPIVYEFDEKSMPIKYYFLEK
- the pfkA gene encoding 6-phosphofructokinase; this translates as MIKRIGVLTSGGDSPGMNAAIRSVVRAGITENLEVIGIYDGFLGLFRNKMEILDRYSVSDIINKGGTFLGSSRFPEFCKENIRSISISNMKKNKIDFLIVIGGDGSYIGAKLISEAGFPCISLPATIDNDIPGTDYTIGYFTALGTVVEAIDRLRDTSSSHQRISIVEVMGRTCGDLTLGAAIAGGCEFILLPELEYKKEELLLEIKRGIKKGKKHAIVAITEYICDIEELAKYIEKETGRETRATILGHIQRGGSPVVYDRILASRMGAYSIKLLLQGHTNRCIGIKNEKMVHHNIVDALKNMRRSFKQDWLHTAKQLF
- the tpiA gene encoding triose-phosphate isomerase produces the protein MKLPLVIANWKLNGNKETFSLLLNFLKKNQEKIEKKCNLSISPSYVYLYKFKKIIKKHKYLTLSAQNVDIHLSGSFTGEVSALMLKDMSVKNVLIGHSERRINHYESQHLISKKFFLLKNCNLTPVLCIGETQEERKNNETIEICKKQIDFIFQSKDKNVFNDTVIAYEPIWSIGTGKSADPKEVQFILGSLRNYIRKKMLYSLNNFYLLYGGSINENNIDSFCKRKDIDGFLLGNACLNFDSFFKILEKISK
- the rpsA gene encoding 30S ribosomal protein S1, with protein sequence MTESFSKLFEESLKEIKTQPGSIIQGTVIAINKDMVLVDAGLKSESVIPIEQFKNSKGKVEVSVGEIIDVALDAIEDGFGETILSREKAKRHEAWISLEKAYENSETIVGIINGKVKGGFTVELNDIRAFLPGSLVDVRPVRDTIHFEGKELEFKVIKLDQKRNNVVVSRRAVIESENSAERNQLLESLQEGVKVKGIVKNLTDYGAFVDLGGVDGLLHITDMAWKRVKHPSEIVSIGDDIVVIVLKFDREKVRVSLGLKQLGKDPWVEIAKKYPEGTKLKGRVTNLTDYGCFVEIREGVEGLVHVSEMDWKNKNIHPSKVVNVNDKVKVMVLDIDEERRRISLGLKQCTLNPWKEFSETHQKGCHVIGKIKSITDFGIFIGLKGGIDGLVHLSDISWTIPGEIAVQKYKKTDEIKAVVLQVDSDRERISLGIKQLSEDPLNQFINISKKNLIISGKILSIDNKSIIASLENNLEGIIKLSEIIENPNKNKKTNIYKIGQIISVKVNNVDRKNRIIYLSIHEKEKNKEKKINNVKKLKLKDEKFSNIMFEAFKAAKNSE